The following proteins come from a genomic window of Corallococcus sp. NCRR:
- a CDS encoding cytochrome P450: MSTAVEAVKVEGQSESIHIDVHASKAAGAMKCPHLGAQYNPFAGPHVEDPHPFYAELRRDAPVSYNPMLGMWLVSRYDDICHVLKDPARYSSADLGNMGSVLSPATLAVLAEGYPLADSLINSDPPAHTRLRKLLGRGFSAQRIAAQEAPIRAVSQELIQAFASKGHADLVTEFAYPLPVRVILGMAGVPQEDMADIKRWCDDFFRMIFTRVPAEEQPPLARSWVTFQHYVARLIRDRTDEPRDDLISYLVTTDADGEALTLPELIIAIAGSMLAAGHETTTALLAQCWKQALLQPGLWQKLREDRSLVPHLIEETLRFDSVAHGMIRTTLEDVELAGVALPKGSRLLLLYASGSRDAALLADGDHFDISRHHPTHLGFGRGIHFCIGAPLARLEALIATNLLLDQLPDLKLEENAGFGHTQSLTIRTIQHLRVNWTPTGT, from the coding sequence GTGAGTACCGCAGTGGAAGCAGTGAAGGTGGAAGGGCAGTCGGAGTCGATCCACATCGATGTGCACGCCAGCAAAGCCGCTGGCGCGATGAAGTGCCCCCATCTGGGCGCCCAGTACAACCCGTTCGCGGGACCGCACGTCGAGGACCCTCATCCGTTCTACGCGGAGCTGAGGCGGGACGCGCCCGTCAGCTACAACCCCATGCTGGGGATGTGGCTGGTGAGCCGTTACGACGACATCTGCCACGTGCTCAAGGATCCCGCGCGCTACTCGTCGGCGGACCTGGGCAACATGGGCTCGGTGCTGTCCCCGGCGACGCTCGCGGTGCTCGCCGAGGGCTATCCCCTGGCGGACAGCCTGATCAACTCGGATCCGCCCGCGCACACCCGGCTGCGCAAGCTGCTGGGCCGAGGCTTCTCCGCCCAGCGCATCGCCGCGCAGGAAGCGCCCATCCGCGCCGTCTCCCAGGAGCTCATCCAGGCCTTCGCGAGCAAGGGCCACGCGGACCTGGTGACGGAGTTCGCGTACCCGCTGCCCGTGCGGGTCATCCTCGGCATGGCGGGCGTGCCCCAGGAGGACATGGCGGACATCAAGCGCTGGTGTGACGACTTCTTCCGGATGATCTTCACCCGCGTCCCCGCGGAGGAGCAGCCGCCGCTCGCCCGCAGCTGGGTCACCTTCCAGCACTACGTCGCCCGCCTCATCCGCGACCGCACGGACGAGCCCCGCGACGACCTGATCAGCTACCTGGTCACCACCGACGCGGACGGCGAAGCGCTCACGCTGCCGGAGCTGATCATCGCCATCGCCGGGAGCATGCTGGCCGCGGGCCATGAGACGACGACGGCGCTGCTCGCCCAGTGCTGGAAGCAGGCCCTGCTCCAGCCCGGCCTCTGGCAGAAGCTGCGCGAGGATCGCTCGCTGGTGCCGCACCTCATCGAGGAGACGCTGCGCTTCGACTCGGTGGCGCACGGGATGATCCGCACCACCCTGGAGGACGTGGAGCTCGCGGGCGTCGCGCTGCCCAAGGGCTCGCGGCTGCTGCTGCTCTACGCGTCCGGAAGCCGTGACGCCGCGCTGCTCGCGGACGGCGACCACTTCGACATCTCCCGGCACCACCCGACGCACCTGGGCTTCGGCCGGGGCATCCACTTCTGCATCGGAGCGCCGCTCGCGCGGCTGGAGGCGCTCATCGCCACCAACCTGCTGCTGGATCAGCTCCCGGACCTGAAGCTGGAAGAGAACGCGGGCTTCGGCCACACGCAGTCGCTGACCATCCGCACCATCCAGCACCTGCGCGTGAACTGGACGCCCACCGGGACCTGA